The following are encoded in a window of Brevibacillus ruminantium genomic DNA:
- a CDS encoding GDYXXLXY domain-containing protein yields the protein MSRELKRLTMLSKGYSYIFFKWALVLHERVKYEGVTAVKLTAVRLGYFLALACLLSAIMYFFASNWPEMGRGEKIGVCVSVLFIFYLASYVGTLLWKRHIFLSNWLLVAGGLAFGICTALLGQVYNSHADSYMLFAVWFLPNALFAFFTRYQPFYVVSYVLAHLAIYFYLKPSATWIVFEEEFLFFAFLSIACVNALLFWLTSQGHLQSRPIHYLSFSVFHLVMFVSSFMGVYGAFPGLLYFIVLAASFLYFLRVRPHRGFLIATSAVGALFILGKFLWFIGENFSAVFLEGILFLGLLLAAGLVWGSVALLKWLRQGVGPHSSIWQRAFQEAMIVLVTVVASLIGTICIMFLLFLTYAGENVLYFIFFLSLAAFIAPAVFLQTTHETVRYTLLSMGYLMGAVSALFISLDGWMGIGYFWLFFLVILLLVWWRLPQVTARMLTQFTFLLVLFVQGEQLWGNHRAVTLLLIGVFQLAMYFVPRLHPLLQKSALIYGMASLLMLAETLQGGYYFAANLAFFLMSTGLLFWTHSKRGKWDFGIVLLFWFGFLVSKYYDLLWSLLHKSVSLFALSILFFVLGYWFDRRLPVPSRAKEREIFSIKRYPLLLIILLQFGLIGYQVWGSETILAKGKTVKLELAPIDPRSLLQGDYVSLNYEISRIDEIEDGPSYGRVRVVLRKQSNGVHAYSGYYQYAGEWNQPYQATPDDVVINGQVIGWGRVAYGIENFFVPEGTGLDVERSARYAYVRVGESGDAIIERLAEQ from the coding sequence TTGTCAAGGGAGCTAAAAAGGCTTACGATGCTCTCAAAAGGGTATTCTTACATATTTTTCAAATGGGCGCTGGTGTTGCATGAACGAGTCAAGTATGAAGGGGTGACCGCTGTGAAGCTGACTGCTGTACGTTTGGGCTATTTCTTAGCTCTTGCCTGTCTGTTGTCCGCCATCATGTATTTCTTCGCATCCAACTGGCCGGAGATGGGCAGAGGGGAAAAGATTGGCGTCTGCGTGAGTGTTCTCTTCATTTTTTATCTTGCTTCCTATGTCGGCACTCTGCTGTGGAAGCGGCATATCTTTTTGAGCAATTGGCTGTTGGTGGCGGGCGGCCTCGCCTTCGGGATTTGTACAGCGCTGCTCGGGCAGGTGTACAATTCACATGCTGACAGCTACATGCTGTTTGCGGTCTGGTTTCTGCCCAATGCGCTGTTTGCTTTCTTTACCAGATATCAGCCGTTTTATGTAGTCAGCTATGTTCTGGCGCATCTGGCTATCTATTTCTACCTGAAGCCGTCCGCGACATGGATCGTCTTTGAAGAAGAGTTTCTCTTTTTTGCATTTTTGAGTATCGCTTGCGTAAATGCGCTGCTCTTCTGGTTGACTTCACAGGGGCATCTTCAATCTCGTCCGATCCACTATCTATCGTTCTCGGTTTTTCATCTGGTGATGTTTGTCAGCTCGTTCATGGGCGTGTATGGTGCGTTCCCTGGCTTGCTCTATTTTATTGTCCTTGCGGCTTCCTTCCTGTACTTTTTACGAGTCAGGCCGCATCGGGGTTTTTTAATCGCCACTTCCGCAGTAGGAGCTTTGTTTATCTTGGGAAAATTCCTCTGGTTTATCGGGGAGAATTTCTCAGCAGTGTTTTTGGAGGGGATTCTCTTTCTCGGTCTGCTTCTTGCAGCCGGACTCGTCTGGGGCTCAGTCGCACTCCTGAAATGGCTGCGCCAAGGGGTGGGGCCTCACAGCAGCATATGGCAGCGGGCCTTTCAAGAAGCAATGATTGTTCTGGTGACTGTCGTGGCGTCCCTGATTGGAACGATTTGCATCATGTTTCTGCTCTTCTTGACCTATGCGGGAGAGAATGTGCTCTACTTCATTTTTTTTCTGTCCCTGGCAGCCTTTATTGCTCCCGCCGTATTTTTGCAGACGACGCATGAAACCGTCCGCTATACGCTGCTCAGCATGGGCTATTTGATGGGGGCTGTTTCAGCATTGTTCATTTCCTTAGACGGCTGGATGGGAATCGGGTACTTTTGGCTCTTCTTCCTGGTGATTCTGCTGCTTGTCTGGTGGAGGCTCCCGCAGGTCACTGCCCGCATGCTGACGCAATTCACCTTTTTGCTCGTCTTGTTCGTGCAGGGTGAACAACTGTGGGGAAATCATCGCGCAGTGACATTGCTCCTGATCGGCGTCTTCCAGCTTGCCATGTACTTCGTCCCGAGACTTCATCCGCTGCTGCAAAAAAGTGCGTTGATCTACGGCATGGCCTCCTTGTTGATGCTGGCGGAAACGTTACAGGGCGGATATTATTTTGCCGCGAACCTCGCCTTCTTCCTGATGAGTACCGGCCTGCTTTTCTGGACGCACAGCAAAAGAGGGAAATGGGACTTCGGGATTGTCCTGTTATTCTGGTTTGGATTCCTGGTCAGCAAATACTACGATCTGCTCTGGAGTCTCCTTCACAAATCGGTCAGCCTGTTTGCCTTAAGCATTCTGTTCTTCGTGCTTGGCTACTGGTTTGACCGTAGATTGCCTGTACCTTCGCGAGCGAAGGAGAGAGAGATTTTCTCCATCAAACGATATCCGCTCCTGCTCATCATCCTGCTCCAGTTTGGGTTGATCGGGTATCAGGTGTGGGGGAGCGAAACGATTTTGGCGAAGGGGAAAACGGTCAAGCTGGAGCTTGCGCCGATCGACCCGCGGTCCCTTTTGCAAGGGGATTATGTCAGTTTAAACTATGAAATTTCCAGAATCGATGAAATCGAGGATGGACCAAGCTACGGGCGTGTGCGTGTGGTATTGCGGAAGCAGTCAAATGGGGTGCATGCGTACAGCGGCTATTACCAGTACGCAGGGGAATGGAACCAGCCCTATCAGGCGACGCCGGATGATGTGGTCATCAATGGCCAGGTGATCGGCTGGGGGCGGGTCGCTTACGGTATTGAAAACTTTTTTGTGCCGGAGGGTACGGGCTTGGACGTGGAAAGATCAGCTCGTTATGCATATGTGCGGGTCGGGGAAAGCGGAGATGCGATTATCGAGCGTTTGGCTGAACAGTAG
- a CDS encoding asparaginase, which yields MSKVVIIATGGTISGYSGDRLDLKDYKSGNFTAEDFLAAIPEIRQFTEVEFEQVTNFSSTNITPYHWGQLKEKIEHYLNDRDYDGVVVTHGTNTLEETAYFLHLTVNTDKPVVLVGAQRPFTALGSDAAINLLHAVRVAVHPSSHGKGVLVVLNDEINSARDVSKTNTYRLETFQSNQLGFLGYVDPDGTVQYYRSPVRKHTAHSIFASLPLQDLPEVAIVYSYAGADGEIIRSITATNKYRGIVTAGTGAGKISAEEEAALAEAAQKGIVIARSSRVGAGRVVDLACYRDYPFISGDNLLPQKARILLMLSLLVSDKREEIQQLFDEY from the coding sequence ATGTCTAAGGTGGTCATAATCGCAACAGGCGGAACAATTTCAGGTTATAGCGGTGATCGGCTGGACTTGAAGGATTATAAATCAGGCAATTTCACGGCCGAGGACTTCCTGGCTGCCATACCGGAGATTCGGCAATTTACCGAAGTGGAATTTGAACAGGTGACCAATTTTAGCAGTACGAACATTACCCCTTACCATTGGGGACAATTGAAAGAGAAGATCGAGCATTATCTGAATGACCGGGATTACGACGGAGTCGTCGTCACTCATGGAACCAACACATTGGAAGAGACCGCATACTTTTTACATTTGACCGTCAATACGGACAAGCCCGTCGTTTTGGTTGGCGCGCAGCGGCCTTTCACTGCGCTGGGATCGGATGCCGCCATTAATCTGCTGCATGCCGTTAGAGTCGCGGTTCACCCTTCCTCGCACGGAAAGGGCGTGCTGGTTGTCTTGAATGACGAAATCAACAGCGCCCGTGACGTCTCGAAGACAAATACCTACAGGTTAGAGACCTTTCAGTCGAATCAACTGGGATTCCTCGGCTATGTGGACCCGGACGGGACGGTACAATACTACCGCTCGCCGGTCAGAAAGCATACAGCTCATTCCATTTTTGCCTCTCTTCCGCTCCAGGACCTTCCAGAGGTGGCGATCGTCTATTCCTACGCGGGAGCCGATGGGGAAATCATCCGATCGATCACCGCGACGAACAAATACAGAGGGATCGTAACAGCAGGCACAGGCGCGGGTAAAATATCCGCAGAAGAAGAGGCGGCGCTGGCCGAAGCAGCACAAAAGGGGATCGTCATTGCCCGCAGCAGCAGAGTGGGAGCGGGGAGAGTGGTAGATTTGGCGTGCTATCGGGACTATCCGTTCATCAGTGGCGATAATTTACTGCCGCAAAAGGCCAGAATTTTGTTAATGCTCTCCTTACTCGTTAGCGACAAGAGAGAAGAAATTCAGCAACTATTTGATGAATATTGA
- a CDS encoding DctP family TRAP transporter solute-binding subunit, whose protein sequence is MKKMTALFFSIALLLSGCGQATEKNPTSTTSAASEGGTAEGIQKLKIKITHVVAENTPKHQGALAMKNYLESHSQGLIKVEIYPSGALFGDQDEYQNLIANNVQFIMPSTNKLIGQDPRFYIPAIPFLFDSDESAMNFWDGEKGQDILHGLRKDGVIGLQVWPNGQKHITNNKRPIVSPEDLKGLKLRADGGKIVADIYSPFNVSTQSIPFSELYTALSQGVVDGQENPFSNIDSQKYDEVQKYMTVTGHTRVDYVLLTNSEFFDSLNDPTRKLIEEAVKEGTQVARSKAAELNAQAYEAIKKRGDIEITELTPEQREVFRKAFQHVYDKYTPIIGEDVMEEIKKHNGK, encoded by the coding sequence ATGAAAAAAATGACAGCGCTTTTTTTCAGTATCGCACTGCTGCTGTCCGGCTGTGGCCAAGCCACGGAAAAGAATCCGACAAGCACGACAAGCGCGGCAAGCGAAGGAGGCACAGCGGAAGGGATTCAAAAATTAAAGATTAAAATCACCCATGTGGTCGCTGAAAACACACCCAAGCATCAAGGTGCATTGGCCATGAAAAATTATCTGGAAAGCCATTCGCAAGGATTGATCAAGGTAGAGATCTATCCAAGCGGCGCTCTCTTCGGCGATCAGGACGAGTATCAAAACCTGATTGCAAACAACGTGCAGTTTATCATGCCTTCTACCAACAAGCTGATTGGTCAGGACCCAAGGTTTTACATACCGGCCATCCCGTTTTTGTTTGATTCCGATGAAAGTGCAATGAATTTTTGGGATGGAGAAAAGGGACAGGACATCCTGCACGGACTTCGCAAGGATGGGGTAATCGGTCTGCAAGTATGGCCAAACGGGCAAAAACATATCACCAATAACAAACGTCCGATTGTTTCTCCCGAGGACTTGAAAGGCTTGAAGCTTCGCGCTGACGGCGGAAAGATCGTCGCGGATATTTATTCTCCGTTTAACGTCAGTACACAATCCATCCCGTTTTCGGAGTTGTACACAGCTCTTTCCCAAGGCGTTGTGGACGGGCAAGAGAATCCGTTCAGCAACATTGATTCACAAAAATATGATGAAGTTCAAAAGTACATGACGGTCACTGGACATACTCGCGTAGATTATGTGCTGCTAACAAATTCAGAATTTTTCGATAGTCTGAATGATCCTACTCGCAAACTTATCGAAGAAGCTGTCAAGGAAGGGACGCAAGTGGCTCGCAGTAAAGCAGCCGAACTGAATGCGCAGGCTTATGAAGCGATAAAAAAACGGGGAGATATCGAAATTACGGAGCTAACCCCCGAACAGCGAGAAGTGTTCCGCAAGGCATTCCAACACGTCTATGACAAATACACGCCGATTATCGGGGAAGACGTGATGGAAGAAATCAAGAAACATAACGGTAAGTAA
- a CDS encoding patatin-like phospholipase family protein, with amino-acid sequence MGDGMEKVGLVLQGGGMRGIYTSGVLDFFMERQLFFSYVSAVSAGACNGAVYLARQKGLGRTTITKFIQERRFFHLGNLLRKQTLLGIDFIFDEILSKLAPFDYDRFHQSTEHFVVATTDCLTGESVYYSKSQCDDIFLAIRASCSLPFVSRQVKIGERFLLDGSIADPIPLKKSIEDGNERHVIVLTAPASTPSARFFWNVSRLYDSVYPRASGIRKALSRHLDTFYESLGVVEKLRAENRAFVISPTESCISSFERNHGRLQQFYERGYEDARACYPHLMDWLEQSERQKNVSTSSLRT; translated from the coding sequence ATGGGTGATGGTATGGAAAAGGTGGGGCTTGTTTTGCAGGGCGGCGGAATGAGGGGAATCTACACGTCAGGGGTCTTGGACTTTTTTATGGAGCGACAGCTGTTTTTTTCTTATGTGTCCGCCGTATCAGCAGGAGCATGCAATGGCGCAGTCTATCTGGCCAGACAAAAGGGGCTTGGCAGAACCACAATCACGAAGTTTATTCAGGAGCGTCGATTTTTTCATCTGGGCAACCTGCTTCGCAAGCAAACATTGCTTGGCATCGACTTTATTTTTGATGAAATTCTGAGCAAACTGGCACCGTTTGATTATGATCGGTTTCACCAGTCAACCGAACATTTCGTAGTGGCGACAACCGATTGTCTGACGGGGGAGAGCGTCTATTATTCCAAGTCGCAGTGCGACGACATCTTCCTGGCCATTCGGGCTTCGTGCAGCCTGCCCTTTGTTTCACGCCAAGTGAAGATCGGGGAACGGTTTTTATTGGACGGCAGTATTGCCGACCCGATCCCTCTGAAAAAATCAATCGAAGACGGGAACGAGCGGCATGTGATCGTCCTGACGGCGCCGGCTTCTACACCTTCTGCCCGCTTTTTCTGGAACGTAAGCCGGCTGTATGATTCTGTATATCCCCGGGCTTCCGGCATCCGCAAGGCGCTGAGCCGCCACCTCGACACCTTTTACGAGAGCCTGGGAGTCGTAGAGAAACTGCGGGCAGAAAATCGTGCTTTTGTCATCTCTCCCACAGAGAGCTGCATCAGCAGTTTTGAACGAAATCACGGTCGGCTCCAGCAATTCTATGAGCGGGGGTATGAGGATGCCCGGGCGTGCTATCCACACCTGATGGATTGGCTGGAGCAGAGTGAAAGGCAGAAGAATGTCTCAACCAGTAGCCTCCGGACGTGA
- a CDS encoding TetR/AcrR family transcriptional regulator has product MSQRGRKKGAVGEQSRALLLAIAADEFAEHGYHDAKISAIVAKAGLTQPAFYLYFQNKEAIFQELVGTFRTRLYELTQKSRLETGMEASAVSERITGGLTMIFRFLSENPSLTRIGFYLSEEAEAMKKQVTSILHENLVFEQEAGYFARHLDMQMVAESLVGVTERLTTTQLLPGRKSPEALASEVVQLFLDGMRSATEKPGD; this is encoded by the coding sequence ATGAGTCAAAGAGGCCGGAAAAAGGGAGCTGTTGGAGAACAAAGCCGGGCTTTGCTGCTTGCCATCGCAGCCGATGAGTTTGCCGAGCATGGCTACCACGATGCCAAAATCAGCGCCATCGTAGCGAAGGCAGGCTTAACGCAGCCAGCCTTTTATCTGTATTTCCAAAACAAAGAGGCGATCTTTCAGGAACTGGTTGGTACGTTTCGCACCAGACTATATGAGCTTACCCAAAAAAGCAGGCTGGAGACGGGCATGGAAGCAAGCGCTGTTTCTGAGCGGATAACCGGCGGTCTCACCATGATTTTTCGCTTTTTGAGTGAAAATCCAAGTCTGACACGAATTGGTTTTTACCTGTCCGAAGAGGCTGAAGCGATGAAGAAGCAAGTAACGTCGATCCTCCACGAGAACCTCGTCTTTGAGCAGGAAGCCGGTTATTTTGCCCGCCATCTCGATATGCAAATGGTCGCGGAGAGCCTGGTCGGCGTCACTGAGCGTCTGACGACAACACAGCTGCTGCCGGGACGCAAATCTCCAGAAGCGCTCGCTTCCGAGGTCGTTCAGCTTTTCCTGGACGGTATGCGCAGCGCGACTGAAAAACCGGGAGACTAG
- a CDS encoding methyl-accepting chemotaxis protein, translating into MSIKWKNVVAVAVIFVSFIVIQLFQYVTSEAHWRELKKVEDQTLKAALLADELKISVIQVQQWFTDISATRGKDGLDDGFDIAEKYAKLFHEKLDEMAQIYPEEAEMLQEAKASFDRYYDMGKKMANHYIEGGHEKGNQIMGDFDKTAEDINQRIDNIRDSKLSEITQSILNIETNNKANNQLSLVFFLTVILIGIAVVYVHSRAIINPLKRLIADTKRIAAGDLTSVITVSSKDEIGQLSTSFEVMRVKLAELIGRINITSQQVATSTEELTAGIGQTTMAADRIAAAMEEVSNNSEIQAKGTSESSKAIEEMAIGVHRIAEISGEVAELSSATAKAAYTGNQSIQLAISKMDTISDAVHQSASVVTELGERSKEINQIIEVITEITNQTNLLALNAAIEASRAGEQGRGFAVVAGEVKKLAEQSKQSAEMISDMIRLVQEDTAKAVRSIEQGTREVEEGKSIVNEAGEVFRCILQDAENTASQIQEVSAATEEMSAGSEQISASITGLNDMAKVSFEKSRGTASHVQEQLASMEGISEAVHKLSDMAQELNELVHTFKVEGSEK; encoded by the coding sequence ATGAGTATCAAATGGAAAAACGTAGTGGCCGTTGCAGTTATTTTTGTCTCATTCATTGTGATTCAACTGTTTCAATACGTCACATCGGAGGCGCATTGGCGAGAGCTGAAAAAAGTCGAAGATCAGACATTAAAAGCGGCACTGTTGGCTGACGAGTTGAAGATCTCCGTGATCCAGGTGCAGCAGTGGTTTACGGACATCAGTGCCACGCGTGGAAAAGACGGGCTAGATGACGGCTTTGACATCGCTGAAAAGTACGCCAAGCTGTTCCATGAAAAACTGGACGAGATGGCGCAGATTTATCCGGAAGAAGCCGAGATGCTACAGGAGGCAAAAGCCTCGTTTGATCGCTATTACGACATGGGGAAAAAGATGGCGAATCATTATATAGAGGGCGGGCATGAAAAGGGAAACCAGATCATGGGGGATTTTGACAAAACCGCTGAAGACATCAATCAGCGCATTGACAACATCCGCGACAGCAAGCTGAGTGAAATTACGCAGTCGATCCTCAACATTGAAACAAACAACAAAGCGAATAACCAGCTTTCACTGGTCTTCTTTTTGACGGTGATACTGATCGGAATCGCGGTGGTTTACGTGCACAGCCGGGCGATTATCAATCCTTTGAAAAGATTGATTGCCGATACGAAACGAATTGCGGCAGGGGATCTCACCAGCGTGATCACCGTTTCCTCCAAAGATGAAATCGGACAGTTGAGCACCTCATTTGAAGTGATGAGAGTGAAGCTGGCAGAGCTGATCGGCCGGATTAATATCACCAGTCAGCAGGTAGCCACGTCGACCGAGGAATTGACTGCCGGGATTGGACAAACCACGATGGCTGCTGATCGGATTGCGGCTGCGATGGAGGAAGTCTCGAACAACTCCGAAATCCAGGCAAAGGGAACCAGCGAAAGCAGCAAAGCGATTGAGGAAATGGCGATTGGGGTACATCGGATCGCGGAAATATCCGGGGAGGTGGCGGAGCTCTCCAGTGCGACAGCGAAAGCGGCCTACACCGGGAATCAGTCGATCCAGCTGGCGATCAGTAAAATGGATACCATCAGTGATGCAGTCCACCAGTCAGCTTCAGTCGTAACGGAGCTGGGCGAAAGATCAAAGGAGATTAACCAGATTATCGAGGTGATCACGGAAATCACCAATCAGACCAATCTTCTTGCGCTCAACGCTGCGATCGAAGCATCACGGGCAGGGGAGCAAGGGCGAGGATTTGCAGTGGTAGCAGGGGAAGTCAAGAAGCTGGCTGAGCAATCCAAGCAATCAGCAGAAATGATTAGCGACATGATCCGTCTGGTTCAGGAAGACACAGCCAAGGCGGTCCGCTCGATTGAGCAAGGAACACGGGAAGTAGAGGAAGGAAAAAGCATCGTAAACGAAGCAGGGGAAGTCTTCCGATGTATTTTGCAGGATGCGGAAAACACCGCCAGTCAGATTCAAGAGGTGTCGGCTGCCACGGAGGAGATGTCCGCAGGCTCCGAACAGATATCTGCGTCGATTACAGGATTAAACGACATGGCCAAGGTCTCTTTTGAAAAGAGTCGGGGAACAGCGTCCCATGTACAAGAGCAATTGGCTTCCATGGAGGGTATTTCCGAGGCTGTGCACAAACTGAGCGATATGGCGCAAGAGCTCAATGAGCTGGTTCATACCTTCAAGGTCGAGGGCAGCGAAAAATAG
- a CDS encoding tetratricopeptide repeat protein has protein sequence MLKRLFVILYLLFYFVLYLLFLLIHYLSFGLIKKLRPPFLETKPDTIDHELLDRLWEKGEAEEAFSILDDQLKKDPRDYHALNKKAMYLIYQGKNEEALLLLDQALGIQPAFDSALNNKSWALHNLERYEESLTYIEAAIQNSGGTSSVEYVNKGNALKGLQRYEEAEAAYLQATELGGCRVAWYRLGKLYEEIDRGEQAAAAFVSYVDEDPDDPDAYHFLADCYENLGDHEKLLDVYTRWTAVTPDDVMIPYKKGKLLMEKNRWEEAREHYQTALEQFPEDGDLLYGMGKTLCSLNQPEAAVDYLLQAIKWDRSLIENITDDPVCEAAVENDRFQTSIRERARKLQERYDQLARSFPLGEFESNSGTLLVSDPCYERDIWCQGVVENAARGKWTAVVEKLDMGDWGDRCSALMVYHESLLEFGHITWEPCSFVIGVDSGQAGVFDESVYRNDESVIGPTEFMPEDKWYSSCCDQTLGELGAGLINGGAVSSSGLGDGAYEAFVCQNQDGVIVAVKIVFLTAEDLYDWEEEEETEEENDPDYSEDPEDSGEREGLDEQEGKTNKESAKARNNE, from the coding sequence TTGTTAAAGCGGTTGTTTGTGATTTTGTATTTGCTATTTTATTTCGTCCTCTACCTGCTCTTCCTCCTGATTCACTATCTTTCGTTCGGATTGATAAAAAAGCTGCGGCCGCCTTTCCTGGAGACCAAGCCTGATACGATTGACCATGAGCTTCTCGATCGACTCTGGGAAAAGGGAGAAGCCGAAGAGGCCTTTTCGATCCTGGACGATCAGTTGAAAAAGGACCCGCGCGACTATCATGCGCTGAATAAAAAAGCCATGTATCTCATCTATCAGGGAAAGAATGAAGAGGCGTTGCTTCTTCTCGATCAGGCACTGGGGATTCAGCCTGCTTTCGACTCGGCACTGAACAACAAAAGCTGGGCCCTGCACAACCTGGAGCGCTATGAGGAATCGCTGACATACATTGAGGCCGCCATCCAAAATTCGGGAGGCACCTCCTCTGTGGAATACGTCAACAAAGGGAATGCGCTCAAAGGCTTGCAACGCTATGAAGAAGCGGAGGCAGCCTACCTGCAAGCGACGGAGCTGGGGGGCTGCCGGGTAGCCTGGTATAGACTCGGCAAGCTGTATGAAGAGATAGATCGTGGTGAGCAGGCTGCTGCCGCTTTCGTCAGTTATGTGGACGAAGACCCCGATGACCCGGACGCCTATCATTTTCTCGCGGATTGCTATGAGAATCTGGGTGACCATGAGAAGCTGCTCGATGTCTACACGAGGTGGACTGCTGTCACGCCCGACGATGTGATGATCCCTTACAAAAAGGGAAAGTTGCTGATGGAAAAAAACCGGTGGGAGGAGGCGCGGGAGCATTATCAGACGGCTTTGGAGCAGTTTCCAGAAGACGGTGACCTCCTTTACGGCATGGGAAAAACGCTTTGCTCTCTGAATCAGCCCGAAGCTGCGGTCGACTACCTGCTGCAAGCGATTAAATGGGATCGCAGTTTAATCGAAAATATCACCGATGACCCTGTGTGCGAGGCTGCCGTAGAAAATGATCGCTTTCAAACATCCATCCGCGAGCGGGCTCGAAAGCTGCAAGAACGCTATGATCAGTTGGCAAGAAGCTTCCCCCTTGGGGAATTTGAGAGCAACAGCGGTACATTACTGGTATCGGATCCCTGCTATGAACGGGACATCTGGTGCCAAGGTGTGGTAGAAAACGCTGCCCGGGGTAAATGGACCGCCGTCGTAGAAAAGCTGGATATGGGTGATTGGGGAGATCGCTGCTCGGCTTTGATGGTGTACCATGAATCGCTCTTGGAATTCGGCCATATTACGTGGGAGCCATGCTCGTTTGTGATTGGCGTAGACAGCGGACAGGCAGGTGTCTTCGACGAATCTGTCTATCGCAATGATGAATCGGTCATCGGCCCGACCGAATTCATGCCGGAAGACAAATGGTATTCCTCCTGTTGCGATCAAACGCTGGGCGAGCTGGGAGCGGGCCTGATCAATGGCGGTGCTGTTTCCAGTTCGGGGCTGGGTGACGGTGCCTATGAAGCCTTCGTCTGCCAGAACCAGGACGGGGTGATTGTCGCTGTCAAAATCGTCTTTCTGACCGCTGAGGATCTCTATGACTGGGAAGAAGAAGAGGAAACAGAGGAAGAGAACGACCCGGACTACTCGGAAGACCCGGAAGATTCAGGTGAGCGGGAAGGTTTGGATGAACAAGAAGGAAAGACAAACAAAGAGAGCGCAAAAGCGAGGAATAATGAATAA
- a CDS encoding RNA polymerase sigma factor produces MSDDLEKRISEIYETYYDAIYYFLLYFTNRQEDAEDLTQEVFSRLLKVLPQYDGRVTMKTWLFTIAKYVAIDQYRKRRWQRLFSDNWLARLVTKEGLPEPELELKEEMRHIQQALQKLKPQLRIIVILRYIEEYSVKETAEILSIPETKVRVDCHRGLQSLKKILAQSEEGGMVNGFVK; encoded by the coding sequence TTGTCAGATGATCTGGAAAAGCGGATCAGCGAGATTTACGAAACGTATTACGACGCTATTTACTATTTCCTGCTGTACTTTACGAATAGGCAGGAGGACGCTGAAGATCTGACGCAGGAAGTGTTTTCACGACTGTTAAAGGTACTGCCGCAGTACGATGGGCGTGTGACGATGAAGACATGGCTGTTCACGATTGCCAAATACGTGGCGATCGATCAATACCGCAAGCGGAGGTGGCAGCGGCTGTTTTCGGACAACTGGCTGGCCCGTCTCGTGACCAAAGAAGGACTGCCGGAACCGGAATTGGAGCTGAAGGAGGAGATGCGTCACATCCAGCAAGCGCTGCAAAAGCTGAAGCCGCAGCTTCGCATCATCGTGATTCTCCGATACATTGAGGAGTACAGTGTGAAGGAAACAGCTGAAATCCTCTCCATCCCGGAGACAAAGGTGAGAGTGGACTGTCACCGGGGGCTACAGTCATTAAAAAAAATACTGGCGCAGTCAGAGGAAGGGGGGATGGTCAATGGGTTTGTCAAATGA
- a CDS encoding PilZ domain-containing protein, giving the protein METDFIHFKRQEGFRFTFPAPLAATFAILKIQGREVETKKGEIHLLDISLKGAKAVSPLKVPEHTQVLIEFTLERTAFSIVGEFIWLKQSQEGFVYGVRFLPESYSENELLDELKYISRKQHESREEQSDASKA; this is encoded by the coding sequence GTGGAAACAGATTTCATCCATTTTAAAAGGCAAGAAGGTTTTCGATTCACCTTTCCTGCCCCTTTGGCCGCAACGTTTGCCATCCTGAAAATACAGGGGCGGGAAGTTGAAACCAAAAAAGGAGAAATACATTTGCTGGACATCAGCTTGAAAGGGGCAAAGGCCGTTTCACCGCTGAAAGTCCCGGAACATACGCAGGTCTTGATCGAGTTTACCCTAGAACGGACAGCTTTCAGCATCGTGGGGGAGTTTATCTGGCTGAAGCAAAGCCAAGAGGGATTTGTCTATGGCGTCCGCTTCTTACCGGAGAGTTATTCGGAGAATGAATTGCTGGATGAGCTGAAGTACATCTCCAGAAAGCAGCATGAATCGCGGGAAGAACAATCCGATGCTTCCAAGGCCTGA